The Budorcas taxicolor isolate Tak-1 chromosome 18, Takin1.1, whole genome shotgun sequence genome window below encodes:
- the ORC6 gene encoding origin recognition complex subunit 6, with product MESGLIRRLAPRLGIAELEVLRKAEEYLRLSHVKCAGLSARTTETSNAVMCLDLAASCMKCPLDRAYLIKLSGLNKKMYQSCLKSFECLLGLNSNIGIRDLAVQFSCTEAVNLASKILQSYESSLPQTQQVDLDLSRPLFTTAALLSACKILKLKVDRNKMAATSAVKKAIFDRLCKQLEKIGQQIDREPGDSATPPQKKKKTVIERSAKEIENVVETLHKPQKGEDLTQDYEEWKSNILENAARAQKAATQ from the exons ATGGAGTCTGGTCTGATCAGGCGTTTAGCCCCGCGCCTGGGCATCGCCGAGCTAGAGGTGCTGAG GAAAGCGGAGGAGTACTTGCGACTGTCCCATGTGAAGTGTGCTGGCCTGTCTGCACGAACCACGGAAACCAGCAATGCAGTCATGTGCCTGGACCTTGCAGCTTCCTGCATGAAGTGCCCCTTGGACAGG gCTTACTTAATTAAACTTTCTGGCTTGAACAAGAAGATGTATCAGAGTTGTCTTAAATCGTTTGAGTGTTTATTGGGCCTGAACTCAAATATTGGAATAAGAGACTTAGCAGTACAGTTTAGCTGCACAGAAGCAGTGAACTTGGCTTCAAAGATACTGCAAAG CTATGAGTCCAGTCTTCCACAAACACAGCAGGTGGATCTTGACTTATCCAGGCCGCTTTTCACCACTGCTGCCCTGCTTTCAGCTTGCAA GATTCTAAAGCTAAAGGTGGACAGAAATAAAATGGCAGCCACATCTGCAGTAAAAAAGGCCATATTTGATCGACTCTGTAAACAGTTAGAAAAGATTGGGCAGCAGATTGACA GAGAACCTGGAGATTCAGCTACTCcaccacagaagaaaaagaagacagtgaTTGAACGTTCAGCAAAGG AAATAGAGAATGTAGTAGAGACCCTACATAAACCGCAAAAAGGTGAAGATCTGACACAAGATTATGAAGAATGGAAAAGCAACATTTTGGAAAATGCTGCCAGAGCACAGAAGGCTGCAACACAGTGA